A genomic segment from Armatimonadota bacterium encodes:
- a CDS encoding PaaI family thioesterase — MAGAGMPERAVQDFYPDDLAWCYGCGRLNQDGYQLKTYMEGEETVTRFIPRPYHIAVPGYVNGGVLASLIDCHGTGSAAIAAYRAAGRAVGDGPAPRYVTASLHVDYLKPTPLGVPLEVRGRIKEMKGRRVVVEAVLIAAGAVTVRGEVVAVQLPEHLMAHRTPPP; from the coding sequence ATGGCGGGGGCGGGCATGCCCGAGCGGGCGGTGCAGGACTTCTATCCCGATGATCTGGCCTGGTGCTACGGCTGCGGCCGGCTGAATCAGGACGGGTATCAGTTGAAGACCTACATGGAGGGGGAGGAGACGGTCACCCGGTTCATCCCGCGGCCCTACCACATCGCCGTCCCCGGCTATGTGAACGGCGGCGTCCTGGCCTCGTTGATCGACTGCCACGGGACGGGGTCGGCGGCGATCGCGGCCTATCGGGCGGCAGGACGCGCTGTGGGCGACGGCCCCGCGCCCCGATACGTCACGGCCTCGCTCCACGTCGATTACCTGAAGCCCACCCCGCTGGGGGTCCCGCTGGAGGTGCGGGGGCGTATCAAGGAGATGAAGGGCCGCAGGGTCGTCGTGGAAGCCGTGCTGATCGCCGCCGGCGCGGTGACCGTGCGGGGCGAGGTCGTCGCCGTGCAGCTGCCCGAGCATCTCATGGCCCACCGGACACCTCCGCCCTGA
- a CDS encoding homoserine dehydrogenase yields MSGRRPLTVGMLGLGIVGREVFRLLRDRPTMERLAGVPVTLARVAVADPAKPRDVAVPRGMLAAQARDVIEAADIDVVVEVMGGVSPARQYVLAALRAGKSVVTANKKLLALHGHELLAAAEAAGVELRFEGSVGAGIPLIKPLRESLAAARIHSITGILNGTTNFILTRMADGGVTFAEALAEARRRGFAEADPREDTEGHDPAAKLAILASVAFDARITLSDVYREGITRITPRDFAYARELGYTIKLLAVGRDRGGAVEARVHPALIPLDHPLARIADEFNAVMVEGPRLGQVVFSGRGAGGGPTAVAVVGDVIDIARRHRAATGRAGSRFGGAARPVRSIEEVVLPYYLSLQVTDRPGVFARVARVFGEEEVSIASIVQKSRGAVADVVLVTHEASERSVRRVLARLRRMDVVKAILNVIRVEAAPGGS; encoded by the coding sequence ATGAGCGGAAGGCGACCGCTGACCGTCGGCATGCTGGGACTGGGGATCGTGGGGCGCGAGGTGTTCCGGTTACTTCGCGATCGCCCGACCATGGAGCGGCTTGCCGGCGTGCCGGTCACCCTGGCCCGTGTCGCCGTGGCCGACCCGGCCAAACCCCGGGACGTGGCCGTCCCGCGGGGGATGCTGGCCGCCCAGGCCCGGGACGTGATCGAGGCCGCCGATATCGACGTCGTCGTGGAGGTGATGGGCGGGGTCTCGCCGGCCCGCCAGTACGTCCTCGCCGCCCTGCGCGCCGGCAAATCGGTGGTCACCGCCAACAAGAAGCTCCTGGCTCTGCACGGCCATGAACTGCTGGCCGCCGCGGAGGCGGCGGGCGTCGAGCTCCGTTTCGAGGGCAGCGTGGGTGCGGGCATCCCCCTCATCAAGCCCCTGCGCGAGTCCCTGGCCGCGGCCCGGATCCACAGCATCACCGGGATCCTCAACGGGACGACCAACTTCATCCTCACCCGGATGGCGGACGGAGGGGTGACCTTCGCCGAAGCCCTGGCGGAAGCGCGGCGGCGGGGGTTCGCCGAGGCCGATCCGCGGGAGGACACCGAAGGTCACGATCCCGCCGCCAAACTCGCCATCCTGGCCTCGGTCGCCTTCGACGCCCGGATCACCCTGAGCGACGTGTATCGCGAGGGGATCACGCGCATCACCCCCCGGGATTTCGCCTACGCCCGGGAGCTGGGGTATACCATCAAGCTCCTGGCCGTCGGTCGGGACCGCGGCGGGGCGGTCGAGGCCCGGGTGCACCCGGCGTTGATCCCGCTCGACCACCCCCTGGCCCGGATCGCCGACGAATTCAACGCGGTCATGGTGGAAGGGCCGCGGCTCGGACAGGTCGTCTTCAGCGGCCGCGGGGCGGGGGGAGGCCCCACCGCCGTGGCCGTCGTCGGCGATGTCATCGACATCGCGCGTCGGCACCGGGCCGCCACAGGCCGCGCGGGCTCGCGATTCGGGGGGGCCGCCCGGCCGGTGCGTTCCATCGAGGAGGTCGTCCTCCCGTACTACCTGAGCCTCCAGGTGACCGACCGCCCGGGGGTCTTCGCCCGGGTCGCCCGGGTCTTCGGAGAGGAGGAGGTCAGCATCGCCTCGATCGTCCAGAAGAGCCGCGGCGCGGTTGCCGACGTGGTCCTGGTCACCCACGAGGCCTCGGAGCGTTCCGTCCGGAGGGTCCTGGCCCGGCTGCGGCGCATGGACGTCGTCAAGGCCATCCTCAACGTCATCCGGGTCGAGGCTGCTCCCGGGGGATCGTGA
- a CDS encoding single-stranded DNA-binding protein: MPRQARTEVPEEEARQPLEPEASAVESPREDAPRGGGGRGINQVTLVGRLARDPEVRMTAEGVARAWFVLAVPRAFAGRDGERDADFISIVAWRQLATVVGEHLTKGRLVGITGRLQVRQFEDGAAGWKTSAEVVADQVVFLDAPRRGAAEE, from the coding sequence ATGCCGCGACAGGCGCGAACGGAAGTACCGGAAGAAGAGGCGAGGCAGCCGCTGGAGCCGGAGGCCTCCGCGGTGGAAAGCCCGCGCGAGGACGCACCGCGGGGTGGAGGGGGACGAGGGATCAATCAGGTCACGCTCGTGGGAAGGCTTGCGCGCGATCCCGAAGTGCGCATGACGGCCGAGGGCGTGGCCCGGGCCTGGTTTGTCCTGGCCGTGCCACGCGCATTCGCCGGAAGGGACGGCGAGCGGGACGCCGACTTCATCAGTATCGTAGCCTGGCGCCAGCTGGCCACCGTGGTCGGCGAGCACCTGACGAAAGGCCGCCTGGTGGGGATCACCGGCCGGCTCCAGGTCCGTCAGTTCGAGGACGGCGCCGCCGGATGGAAGACCTCCGCGGAGGTGGTCGCCGACCAGGTGGTGTTCCTGGACGCGCCGCGCCGGGGGGCGGCCGAGGAGTAG
- a CDS encoding serine protease, with translation MRTLTLILIVGLLASPVPLYAQDPAPPYLEAKRGVVLIDTGGATGTGFVVSPSLVVTACHVVRGAAAIQIRFWSSGRQASGRLVLCHERHDVGVIAAAVPDGVRTLQFAERTPAQGDRVWVWGYPLGTRIAAEPTLAAGIISASGTAEGTFVVDVSGGPGSSGGPVLDEDGKVVGILLGAWTDGRQGSTGFKHAVASPAVTPLLAGVASAAPSADGASVVTAEQTAILPGRGIGSVRLGMTPAQVEAALGVPPSRRLESGWAEWQGRSLWIYFAAGRAAMIDTEDRAAATPEGIRVGSTDADLIRAYGTPACSSVRDYRGQAYLGWYYSGLFVFLKGSPRQVFGLRVIDAAAAGVVCR, from the coding sequence ATGAGGACGCTGACCCTGATCCTGATCGTCGGCCTGCTCGCATCCCCCGTCCCGCTGTACGCGCAGGACCCGGCGCCGCCGTACCTCGAGGCCAAGCGCGGCGTGGTCCTGATCGACACCGGCGGCGCGACGGGCACGGGCTTTGTCGTCTCGCCGTCGCTGGTCGTCACGGCCTGTCACGTGGTGCGCGGCGCCGCGGCCATCCAGATCCGGTTCTGGTCCTCCGGCCGGCAGGCGAGCGGACGTCTGGTGCTGTGCCACGAGCGCCACGACGTCGGCGTGATCGCCGCCGCCGTCCCGGACGGCGTCCGGACCCTGCAGTTTGCGGAGCGCACCCCGGCGCAGGGCGACCGCGTCTGGGTCTGGGGCTATCCGCTCGGCACCCGCATCGCCGCCGAGCCCACCCTCGCCGCCGGCATCATCAGCGCTTCCGGCACGGCGGAAGGAACGTTCGTCGTCGATGTGAGCGGCGGACCGGGCAGCAGCGGCGGCCCGGTCCTCGATGAGGACGGCAAGGTGGTCGGCATCCTCCTGGGCGCCTGGACCGACGGGCGCCAGGGGTCCACCGGGTTCAAGCACGCGGTGGCCTCCCCCGCCGTGACTCCGCTGCTCGCCGGCGTGGCCTCCGCGGCGCCGTCTGCCGACGGCGCCTCTGTGGTGACGGCCGAGCAGACAGCCATCCTCCCCGGCAGGGGCATCGGGTCGGTCCGGCTGGGCATGACGCCGGCACAGGTGGAGGCGGCACTCGGCGTCCCGCCCTCCCGGCGGCTGGAGAGCGGCTGGGCGGAGTGGCAGGGACGCTCGCTGTGGATCTACTTCGCCGCCGGTCGGGCAGCCATGATCGACACTGAGGACCGCGCTGCCGCCACGCCCGAAGGCATCCGCGTGGGCTCCACGGACGCCGACCTGATCCGGGCCTACGGCACGCCCGCCTGCTCGTCCGTCCGGGACTATCGGGGCCAGGCCTACCTGGGCTGGTACTACAGCGGCCTGTTCGTCTTCCTCAAGGGCTCCCCGCGCCAGGTCTTCGGCCTCCGCGTGATCGACGCGGCGGCGGCCGGGGTCGTCTGCCGTTGA
- a CDS encoding alpha/beta fold hydrolase: MPHGAIWQWSEGGPAGCLLLHGFSGSPLEMVPLAETLAEAGWTVAVARLAGHTSPTDLARATAEDWLASGKAAYEEVADRCNRVAVLGLSMGGAVGLVLGATVRPAAVVAISTPLRMKRLIARATRMAARVVPYVPVLMRLGPREQAMRRFRSPAQRIPLRAAVEVDRLLEVMRRALPRVRAPVLVAQGRRDWIIPRESAGEIAAATGGQVLWLPRSGHVATLDRDREMLFREVGAFLRVHLDR, translated from the coding sequence ATGCCGCACGGCGCGATCTGGCAGTGGAGCGAGGGAGGGCCGGCCGGGTGTCTCCTCCTGCACGGCTTCTCCGGCTCGCCGCTCGAAATGGTGCCGCTGGCCGAGACCCTGGCGGAAGCGGGCTGGACGGTGGCCGTGGCCCGGCTGGCCGGTCACACCTCGCCAACCGATCTGGCCCGCGCGACGGCGGAGGATTGGCTGGCGTCGGGGAAGGCGGCCTACGAGGAGGTCGCGGACCGCTGCAATCGCGTCGCGGTGCTCGGGCTGTCCATGGGCGGCGCGGTTGGCCTCGTGCTCGGCGCCACCGTACGGCCCGCCGCGGTGGTGGCCATCTCCACCCCCCTACGGATGAAGCGCCTGATCGCCCGGGCCACCCGTATGGCGGCGCGGGTGGTGCCCTACGTGCCGGTGCTCATGAGGCTGGGACCGCGCGAGCAGGCGATGCGGCGGTTCCGATCGCCGGCGCAGCGCATCCCCCTCCGCGCCGCGGTGGAGGTGGACCGGCTTCTCGAGGTGATGCGCCGTGCGCTGCCGCGCGTCCGTGCGCCGGTGCTGGTGGCGCAGGGACGCCGCGACTGGATCATCCCGCGGGAGAGCGCAGGGGAGATCGCCGCAGCCACGGGGGGGCAGGTGCTGTGGCTGCCGCGCTCAGGCCATGTCGCCACGCTGGATCGCGATCGCGAGATGCTCTTCCGCGAGGTCGGGGCATTCCTGCGCGTCCATCTCGACCGCTAG
- a CDS encoding long-chain fatty acid--CoA ligase, which translates to METLVELFEHVIRSNPPDRELLRARAGREWRSYTTSRFGEAVRQTAGRLAAAGVAPGDRVALFSENRPEWHIVDFACHLCGAALVPLYPSLPASTVAYIVKDAGARLLIVSGRERAATAPEAAKDLPDVRLLGLDPGLGLEPLNDLPVPPAVPAHRPAADDLASLIYTSGTTGEPKGVMLSHRNFAVQINTLLPLYPITNRDEVMSFLPLPHVFQRILDYIFLAAGCRITYVEAVEKVVPMLPLVRPTIMGSVPRVYERAYVQIMSRVQKEDRLRRLFTWAMRIGQIVRSAQREGRHPPIGAALQYALAKRLVFRKILERFGGRLRFTISGGAPLAKEIGEFFDIVGLPLLNGYGLTESAPVIAVNRLESNRIGSVGPAAPGVEIRIADDGEILARGPNIMLGYWNKPEATAQAVDAQGWLHTGDIGYLDRDGFLYITDRKKDIIVTSGGKNVAPQPIEARLAASAYIAQALVIGDNYPYITALLTPNFEVLAAYFTAHGINGKSREEIASHPVTESLIAAAIKEVNAELAPYERIRRFTVLPQEFTLERGELTPSLKVRRKIVTERYRQQIEEMYLKTHRTAGYGLDE; encoded by the coding sequence ATGGAGACCCTGGTCGAGCTCTTTGAGCACGTCATTCGCAGCAACCCGCCCGACCGCGAGTTGCTGCGGGCCCGCGCCGGTCGGGAGTGGCGGAGCTACACCACGAGCCGGTTCGGGGAGGCCGTGCGCCAGACGGCGGGTCGCCTGGCCGCAGCCGGAGTCGCCCCCGGCGACCGGGTGGCGCTGTTCTCCGAGAACCGGCCGGAGTGGCACATCGTGGATTTCGCCTGCCACCTCTGCGGTGCGGCGCTCGTCCCGCTGTACCCGTCGCTCCCCGCGTCCACCGTCGCCTATATCGTCAAGGACGCCGGAGCCAGGCTGCTCATCGTCTCCGGCCGCGAGCGTGCGGCGACGGCCCCGGAGGCGGCGAAGGACCTCCCCGACGTCCGGCTGCTGGGCCTCGATCCGGGGCTGGGGCTGGAGCCGTTGAACGACCTGCCTGTCCCGCCGGCTGTTCCGGCCCACCGCCCGGCGGCCGATGATCTGGCCAGCCTGATCTACACCTCCGGCACCACGGGCGAACCCAAGGGGGTCATGCTGTCCCACCGCAACTTTGCGGTGCAGATCAACACCCTCCTGCCGCTGTATCCGATCACGAATCGCGACGAGGTGATGTCCTTCCTGCCCCTGCCCCACGTCTTCCAGCGCATCCTGGACTACATCTTTCTGGCTGCGGGCTGCCGCATCACCTACGTCGAGGCCGTGGAGAAGGTCGTGCCCATGCTGCCGCTGGTGCGGCCGACGATCATGGGCTCGGTCCCACGGGTCTACGAGCGCGCCTACGTCCAGATCATGAGCCGGGTGCAGAAGGAGGATCGCCTGCGGCGGTTGTTCACCTGGGCGATGCGGATCGGGCAGATCGTCCGGTCGGCGCAGCGGGAGGGCCGCCACCCGCCCATCGGCGCCGCGCTGCAGTACGCCCTGGCCAAGCGGCTGGTCTTCCGGAAGATCCTGGAGCGTTTCGGCGGACGCCTGCGGTTCACGATCTCCGGCGGGGCACCGCTGGCCAAGGAGATCGGGGAGTTCTTCGACATCGTCGGCCTGCCGCTGCTGAACGGCTACGGGCTGACGGAGAGCGCGCCGGTGATCGCCGTCAACCGCCTGGAGTCCAACCGGATCGGATCCGTCGGGCCCGCCGCGCCGGGTGTGGAGATCCGCATCGCCGACGACGGCGAGATCCTGGCCCGCGGCCCGAACATCATGCTGGGGTACTGGAACAAACCCGAGGCCACGGCCCAGGCCGTGGACGCCCAGGGCTGGCTGCACACCGGGGACATCGGATATCTGGACCGCGACGGCTTCCTCTATATCACCGACCGCAAGAAGGACATCATCGTCACCTCCGGCGGCAAGAACGTCGCTCCGCAGCCCATCGAGGCCCGTCTGGCGGCCAGCGCCTACATCGCCCAGGCCCTGGTCATCGGCGACAACTACCCCTACATCACGGCATTGCTCACCCCGAACTTCGAGGTGCTCGCGGCGTACTTCACGGCACACGGGATCAACGGCAAGAGCCGTGAAGAGATCGCCAGCCATCCCGTCACCGAATCGCTCATCGCCGCGGCGATCAAGGAGGTCAACGCCGAGCTGGCCCCCTACGAGCGGATCCGCCGGTTCACCGTGCTGCCCCAGGAGTTCACGCTGGAGCGCGGCGAGCTGACCCCTTCCCTCAAGGTGCGGCGCAAGATCGTCACGGAGCGATACCGCCAGCAGATTGAGGAGATGTACCTGAAGACGCACCGCACTGCGGGCTATGGCCTTGACGAGTGA
- a CDS encoding response regulator transcription factor has translation MPPIRVLLVEDEGLLRSTLAELLGRDPAVHVVAAAADGRQALIEALAHRPDVVLTDLKMPGVDGIELTRRLRDQLPQTAVVVLTAYDDDESLFAALKAGATGYVLKDAALEDITAAIRAAHAGEGFLSPGLVARVIREFRRIDRMVRGQRRLFARLTRRETEVLELLAAGLRNRQIAQRLFLSEKTVRNHISAILGKLQANDRTAAALIAARHGLGPTEPQDPPDR, from the coding sequence ATGCCGCCGATCCGCGTCCTCCTCGTCGAGGATGAAGGGCTCCTGCGGAGCACGCTGGCGGAACTGCTGGGGCGCGACCCCGCCGTGCACGTCGTGGCCGCCGCCGCCGACGGCCGCCAGGCGCTCATCGAGGCCCTGGCCCACCGGCCCGATGTCGTGCTCACCGACCTCAAGATGCCGGGCGTGGACGGCATCGAACTGACCCGCCGCCTGCGCGATCAACTGCCGCAGACGGCGGTCGTCGTCCTCACCGCGTACGACGACGACGAGTCGCTGTTTGCCGCCCTGAAGGCCGGCGCCACGGGGTACGTGCTGAAGGACGCGGCGCTGGAGGACATCACGGCGGCGATCCGGGCGGCGCATGCGGGGGAGGGGTTTCTCTCCCCCGGTCTCGTCGCGCGTGTCATCCGCGAGTTCCGCCGCATCGACCGGATGGTCCGGGGTCAGCGGCGGCTGTTCGCCCGGCTGACCCGGCGGGAGACCGAGGTGCTCGAACTCCTGGCGGCGGGGCTGCGCAACCGGCAGATCGCCCAGCGGCTGTTCCTTTCGGAGAAGACCGTCCGCAACCACATCAGCGCCATCCTGGGCAAGCTCCAGGCCAACGACCGGACCGCCGCCGCGCTCATCGCGGCCCGCCACGGGCTGGGGCCGACGGAACCACAAGACCCGCCCGACCGCTGA
- a CDS encoding sensor histidine kinase, producing the protein MQRRLQLIILGHIWTLAPLAGLWFLRPAWRGPLAPTDLRGLGWLAVFAGAYLLVRTWLTLTDRLHTALLWPYLDVAVVTAALVLLRSPTDPLSVLYFIPLASAGASLSLLNLGAVAGVAAASYIGVVLRSATPWTIGLVFRLVIIILIASLYGAVLRAVTEAARAAERAEYQAALAREIHDGIQHLLVTMSARLDLAARLVEEAPPRARAILAGERDALRRAVDELRYLVRRLRSAAGGDLSSALRDQIAALAERWPFSLEVDLPPTLPRLSPGAEHALLRVIQEALTNVAKHADAATVEVTMAAADGHLRCTIRDDGRGFDPAAVRDRGLAGLEARVRSAGGSFQVTSAPGQGTTVAAAFPVSRRR; encoded by the coding sequence ATGCAGCGCAGGCTGCAGCTGATCATCCTGGGCCACATCTGGACGCTGGCGCCGCTGGCCGGGCTCTGGTTTCTGCGCCCGGCCTGGCGCGGGCCGCTGGCGCCGACCGACCTGCGCGGCCTGGGCTGGCTCGCCGTCTTTGCCGGCGCCTATCTCCTCGTCCGCACCTGGCTCACGCTCACCGACCGCCTCCACACCGCCCTCCTGTGGCCGTACCTGGACGTCGCCGTGGTCACCGCCGCGCTGGTCCTGCTGCGCAGTCCCACCGATCCCCTCTCGGTGTTGTACTTCATCCCGCTGGCCTCCGCAGGGGCTTCGCTGAGCCTCCTGAACCTCGGGGCCGTGGCCGGCGTCGCCGCGGCAAGTTACATCGGGGTCGTCCTGCGGTCGGCGACGCCGTGGACGATCGGCCTGGTCTTCCGGCTGGTCATCATCATCCTGATCGCCTCGCTGTACGGCGCGGTGCTCCGCGCGGTCACCGAGGCGGCCCGGGCCGCCGAGCGTGCGGAGTATCAGGCGGCCCTGGCCCGGGAGATCCACGACGGGATCCAGCATCTGCTCGTTACGATGAGCGCCCGGCTGGATCTGGCCGCGCGGCTCGTCGAGGAAGCGCCGCCGCGGGCGCGGGCCATCCTGGCCGGGGAGCGGGATGCGCTGCGCCGCGCCGTGGACGAACTCCGCTACCTGGTGCGCCGCCTGCGCTCGGCGGCCGGAGGCGACCTCTCCTCCGCGCTGCGCGACCAGATCGCCGCCCTGGCCGAGCGGTGGCCCTTCTCCCTTGAGGTCGATCTGCCCCCGACCCTGCCGCGCCTGTCTCCGGGGGCGGAGCATGCGCTGCTGCGGGTTATCCAGGAGGCGTTGACGAATGTGGCTAAGCACGCCGACGCCGCAACGGTCGAGGTGACGATGGCGGCCGCGGACGGGCACCTGCGGTGTACGATTCGCGATGACGGCCGCGGATTCGACCCCGCAGCCGTGCGCGACCGGGGGCTGGCCGGGCTCGAGGCGCGCGTCCGCAGCGCCGGCGGCAGCTTTCAGGTCACCTCCGCGCCCGGCCAGGGGACGACGGTGGCGGCGGCCTTCCCGGTGAGTCGGAGGCGTTGA
- a CDS encoding ornithine cyclodeaminase family protein has translation MALLLREAEVAELLTMDAAIEVAARALVAFSRGDVLQPVRQALSIDPHGGYLGLMPAHIRAGGGPEASEALGAKAVTFYVRNAERRLPTHMAVVLLWDPATGTLRAIMDGRLITEVRTAAVSAAATKALSRPEAGVLALLGSGVQARSHFDALRRVRSVREVRVWSRTPAHREAFAREMSDRGVSVRPCATAEEAVRGADLIVTATSSPQPVLEGRWLEPGVHINAVGAPRPDWRELDSTAVARARVFVDSRAGALAESGDLLLPMQEGVITRTHILGEIGEVLAGTIPGRTSPEEITLFKSLGMAVEDVATAAYVYAQALARGLGREVAL, from the coding sequence GTGGCGCTGCTGCTCCGGGAGGCGGAGGTAGCCGAACTGCTGACGATGGATGCCGCCATCGAGGTGGCGGCCCGGGCGCTGGTGGCCTTCTCCAGGGGCGATGTCCTCCAGCCGGTCCGTCAGGCACTGTCCATCGACCCCCACGGAGGGTACCTCGGCCTGATGCCGGCGCACATCCGGGCGGGTGGCGGACCGGAGGCGTCGGAAGCGCTGGGCGCCAAGGCGGTGACCTTTTACGTGCGCAACGCGGAGCGCCGCCTGCCCACGCACATGGCCGTCGTCCTGCTGTGGGATCCCGCCACCGGCACGCTGCGGGCGATCATGGACGGACGGCTGATCACCGAGGTCCGCACGGCGGCGGTCTCGGCGGCCGCGACGAAGGCGTTGAGCCGGCCGGAGGCAGGCGTGCTCGCCCTGCTGGGGTCGGGGGTGCAGGCCCGCAGCCACTTCGACGCCCTGCGCCGGGTGAGATCGGTTCGGGAGGTGCGGGTCTGGTCGCGCACGCCGGCGCACCGTGAGGCCTTCGCCCGGGAGATGAGCGACCGCGGCGTGTCCGTCCGTCCCTGCGCCACCGCGGAGGAGGCGGTGCGGGGCGCCGACCTCATCGTGACGGCGACCTCGTCGCCGCAGCCGGTGCTGGAAGGGCGCTGGCTGGAGCCGGGCGTGCACATCAACGCCGTCGGCGCGCCGCGGCCGGACTGGCGTGAACTGGACAGCACGGCGGTGGCCAGGGCCCGGGTCTTCGTCGACTCGCGGGCCGGGGCGCTGGCCGAGTCCGGCGACCTCCTGCTGCCGATGCAGGAAGGCGTCATCACCCGGACGCACATCCTGGGGGAGATCGGCGAAGTGCTTGCCGGAACGATTCCCGGGCGCACCTCTCCGGAGGAGATCACCCTGTTCAAGTCCCTGGGCATGGCGGTGGAGGACGTGGCCACCGCCGCCTATGTCTACGCCCAGGCTCTGGCCCGGGGTCTGGGGCGGGAGGTCGCCCTGTGA
- a CDS encoding FAD/NAD(P)-binding oxidoreductase, protein MKIVILGGGFGGITAAVELSRALGREHAITVIERAPVFMMGLRKLWMVTGRGTRREGERVLAHLRADGVRVVQETVLAIDSDAREVRTDAGRHAYDYLIVALGAEPRPDLVPGFSSSAYNLYGVADAERLGARLREFTGGRIVIAILGVPYKCPPAPYEAAMLLDDLFRRRGMRGDVQIQVCTPQPMSLPVVGAQNCAQVEGLLAARGIVFSPNRKVARLEGSTAVFEDGTRLAADLLMIVPPHRPPAAIENSGLPKRGIWVAVDPATLRTSVEGVFAVGDVNEIPLATGLPLPKAGLFAEAQARVAAQQIVAELRKGPPPSSFDGVGYCFIETGGGMAALVQGQFLAAPHPAITIAPPSAAAYAQKIEFERSRLTDWFGP, encoded by the coding sequence GTGAAGATCGTGATCCTGGGCGGCGGCTTCGGCGGGATCACCGCGGCCGTTGAACTGAGCCGGGCCCTCGGGCGCGAACACGCCATCACGGTGATCGAACGAGCGCCGGTCTTCATGATGGGGCTCCGCAAACTCTGGATGGTCACCGGTCGGGGGACGCGGCGCGAAGGGGAGCGGGTCCTGGCCCACCTTCGCGCGGACGGCGTGCGCGTGGTGCAGGAGACGGTGCTGGCCATCGACAGCGATGCCCGGGAGGTCCGCACCGATGCCGGACGCCATGCCTACGATTACCTGATCGTGGCGCTGGGGGCCGAGCCGCGCCCCGACCTTGTGCCCGGTTTTTCCTCGTCGGCCTACAACCTGTACGGGGTGGCGGATGCAGAGCGTCTGGGCGCGCGCCTCAGGGAGTTCACCGGCGGGCGCATCGTCATCGCCATCCTGGGCGTTCCCTACAAGTGCCCGCCGGCCCCCTACGAAGCGGCGATGCTGCTGGACGATCTGTTCCGTCGTCGGGGCATGCGCGGCGACGTGCAGATTCAGGTCTGCACCCCGCAGCCCATGTCCCTTCCCGTGGTGGGGGCCCAGAACTGCGCGCAGGTGGAAGGACTGCTGGCGGCCAGGGGGATCGTGTTCTCGCCCAACCGCAAAGTCGCCCGCCTGGAGGGATCGACCGCCGTCTTCGAGGACGGGACCCGTCTGGCCGCGGACCTGCTGATGATCGTCCCGCCCCACCGTCCGCCCGCGGCGATCGAGAACAGCGGATTGCCGAAACGAGGGATCTGGGTGGCCGTGGATCCCGCCACGCTTCGCACGTCCGTCGAGGGGGTCTTCGCGGTGGGCGATGTGAACGAGATCCCGCTGGCCACCGGATTGCCGCTGCCGAAGGCCGGGTTGTTCGCCGAAGCGCAGGCCAGAGTCGCCGCGCAGCAGATCGTCGCCGAACTGCGGAAGGGTCCGCCTCCGTCGTCCTTCGACGGCGTCGGCTACTGCTTCATCGAAACCGGCGGGGGAATGGCCGCCCTTGTGCAGGGCCAGTTCCTGGCCGCTCCGCATCCCGCGATCACCATCGCTCCGCCGAGTGCGGCGGCCTACGCCCAGAAGATCGAGTTCGAGCGCTCGCGCCTGACCGACTGGTTCGGTCCCTGA
- the mraZ gene encoding division/cell wall cluster transcriptional repressor MraZ has protein sequence MGSLFRGEHRYSLDDKGRVVLPPSFRRALGGTVVLTRGLDECVAVYPPAEWAKNERKLRQLPVSRRDFVRFMLSSAEDVELDRQGRISIPQHLREYAKIEREAVVVGLGSRLEIWGLENWKRYIARVQAEAPQLASELKDLSI, from the coding sequence GTGGGGAGCTTGTTCAGAGGAGAGCACCGGTATTCCCTGGACGACAAGGGGCGGGTGGTCCTGCCGCCCAGTTTCCGACGGGCGCTGGGGGGGACCGTCGTGCTGACCCGGGGGCTGGACGAGTGCGTGGCCGTCTATCCGCCCGCGGAGTGGGCGAAGAACGAACGAAAGTTGCGGCAGCTGCCCGTGAGCCGTCGCGACTTCGTGCGGTTCATGCTGAGCAGCGCGGAGGATGTGGAGCTGGACCGGCAGGGGCGGATCTCGATCCCCCAGCACCTGCGCGAGTACGCGAAGATTGAGCGCGAGGCGGTCGTCGTCGGATTGGGGAGCCGGCTGGAGATCTGGGGCCTGGAGAACTGGAAGCGCTACATCGCCAGGGTGCAGGCCGAAGCTCCGCAGCTGGCCAGTGAGCTGAAAGATCTGAGCATTTGA
- a CDS encoding cell division protein FtsL: protein MLAVATRTRTYPVLWPERGAPERRSRATRRRRLTPLTRALVAAALVVASAIAYVGQSASAARTGYAILALRTDVERLQAEHARLLVVATGLKSPARIERIARLELGMVYPAPTQVQALALPAPAVAAPVAPPPSAWQRMADLLFGREAAAGETH, encoded by the coding sequence ATGCTGGCGGTAGCGACACGCACACGAACCTATCCGGTCCTCTGGCCGGAGCGGGGCGCGCCCGAGCGGCGGAGCCGCGCGACGCGGCGCCGCCGCCTTACCCCCCTGACGCGCGCGCTGGTGGCGGCGGCGCTGGTCGTCGCGTCGGCCATCGCCTATGTCGGCCAGAGTGCTTCCGCCGCCCGCACCGGGTACGCCATCCTGGCGCTGCGGACGGATGTGGAGCGGTTGCAGGCCGAACACGCCCGCCTCCTTGTCGTCGCCACGGGCCTGAAGTCGCCGGCGCGGATCGAGCGGATTGCCCGTCTGGAACTCGGGATGGTGTACCCGGCGCCGACGCAGGTCCAGGCGCTGGCGTTGCCCGCCCCGGCCGTGGCCGCCCCCGTCGCTCCTCCGCCGAGCGCATGGCAGCGCATGGCCGATCTGCTCTTCGGACGCGAGGCCGCGGCCGGCGAGACGCACTGA